The genomic stretch TGCCCAGCCCGATTGGGACGGTGACAAACGCCGTGTACTTGGTTGTGGTCAAAAAGCCCTGGATCAGCCTGGCCCGATCTTCCTTGAGTTTGGCATAAGCCGGGAAGATCACTTTGGTCAGCACCAGGCTGAAGTTGATCAGGATCATCTCCGGGATTCGCGCGGCAATTGAATAGTAGCCGAGCTGTGTTTCCCCCAGCAGCAGGCCAATGAACATCTGATCGGCCTGTTCCAGCGCCACGCCCAGCAGGTTGAACAACAGGATATAAACGCCATATCCCCAGAGCATCCTGGCCCGATCCATGAAAAAGCGAAAGCGCGGGCGCCAGGAACACAACACCCACTTGCCGATCATGCGCACCACAGAGCCGATCACGTGGCTGGAAACCAGGCTCCAGACCCCGAAGCCCAGCAACGCCAGCACGATCGCCGCGATGCCTTTGATTACCGCAGAGAAGAGATCGGGGATGTAGCGCTGCTTGAATAGCAGTTCCTTCTGTAGAAGACCGTCATGCGTGTTGCCCAGCGCGTTGAAGACGAAGGTCAATGCCATCACCCGCAGCATCGGCACAATACGGGGGTCGTCCACCAGGCGGAGGCTGATCGGCGCCAGCAAAAAGGCCAGCCCGTACTGCAGCAGGCCGATGCCGATGTTCATCAGGAAGGCGCTGTCCGCCGTATCATCCTGGCGTTCTGAGGAATAAATCAGCGCGTCCTTGATCCCGAAGTCCTGGGTAGCCTCAATGAAGTTAAGCAGTAGCAGGGCGTAACTGATCAGGCCGAAATCATCCGGTATCAGCAGCCGAGCCAGCACAGCCGTGCTCACCATGGTAAAGAGCCGGCTGCTGAAATACACGATATAAGACCACATCAACCCACGCACAGCGCGTTTGGCAATTCC from Anaerolineae bacterium encodes the following:
- a CDS encoding lipopolysaccharide biosynthesis protein; this translates as MGIAKRAVRGLMWSYIVYFSSRLFTMVSTAVLARLLIPDDFGLISYALLLLNFIEATQDFGIKDALIYSSERQDDTADSAFLMNIGIGLLQYGLAFLLAPISLRLVDDPRIVPMLRVMALTFVFNALGNTHDGLLQKELLFKQRYIPDLFSAVIKGIAAIVLALLGFGVWSLVSSHVIGSVVRMIGKWVLCSWRPRFRFFMDRARMLWGYGVYILLFNLLGVALEQADQMFIGLLLGETQLGYYSIAARIPEMILINFSLVLTKVIFPAYAKLKEDRARLIQGFLTTTKYTAFVTVPIGLGIVAIAPEMVPVVFGEQWEPAIILVQVLALLGMVATLPWSAGDVFKALGRPDISTKLLLVEGMYTFPLIWVMTNRTPLAVTASFANLLALMVTTILRLWLASRFLAFSPKRYISVFRSAFVGGGIMFVVVMLWRSLVSDWPDLAILVTAIPIGGMVYLALLWWLERDEVLDAWEIFRGALRRPSIPAPSEPVEP